A region of Marnyiella aurantia DNA encodes the following proteins:
- a CDS encoding MBL fold metallo-hydrolase, with translation MKQSKDNKIIPMTSVDSGKLREVRPDVAYYTNQIVNLVMIGHPDSDWVLVDAGMPFSGREILKVTKERFGENNPPKAIILTHGHFDHVGSIVDLVAEWKVPVYAHPLEFPFLTGQQAYPEPDVSVEGGLLAKISAYYPNEPVNIQDVLKEIPEGSVPFQSDWQWIHVPGHSPGQIALFRKSDGVLISADALITVRQDSMYRVLVQKEEVCGPPVYLTADWPGALNSVRKLEALNPTTLVPGHGTAMSGDELKSGLEHLLANWEEEAVPDYGKWVKQSDT, from the coding sequence ATGAAACAAAGTAAAGACAATAAGATCATCCCGATGACATCCGTGGACAGCGGGAAACTGCGTGAAGTAAGACCGGACGTGGCCTATTACACTAATCAAATTGTAAATCTGGTAATGATTGGCCACCCGGATTCGGACTGGGTACTGGTGGATGCCGGAATGCCATTCTCCGGCCGCGAAATTCTTAAAGTTACAAAGGAACGTTTTGGTGAAAACAATCCGCCAAAAGCAATTATCCTGACCCATGGACATTTCGATCATGTGGGGAGCATTGTGGATTTGGTGGCGGAGTGGAAGGTGCCCGTATACGCGCATCCGCTTGAGTTTCCTTTCCTGACCGGACAGCAGGCTTATCCGGAGCCTGATGTTAGCGTGGAAGGAGGCCTTCTGGCCAAAATTTCGGCTTATTATCCGAATGAACCTGTAAACATTCAGGACGTTTTAAAGGAAATTCCGGAAGGCTCTGTACCTTTTCAGTCCGACTGGCAATGGATACATGTCCCGGGACACTCACCGGGACAGATTGCACTGTTCAGGAAATCAGACGGCGTGCTGATATCTGCAGATGCGCTAATAACTGTTAGACAGGATTCAATGTACAGAGTTCTGGTGCAGAAGGAAGAGGTTTGCGGCCCACCGGTTTACCTGACTGCTGACTGGCCTGGTGCTTTAAATTCAGTCCGAAAGCTTGAAGCGCTGAATCCAACCACACTTGTACCCGGTCACGGTACCGCTATGAGTGGCGATGAGCTGAAGTCCGGACTTGAACATCTGCTGGCCAACTGGGAGGAAGAAGCTGTTCCTGACTATGGAAAATGGGTGAAGCAATCCGATACATAA
- a CDS encoding M1 family metallopeptidase, whose amino-acid sequence MKKLIVAVSLLGILFTGQLNAQTETSGRNEVYRATHTKSTELKHTKLRVNFDYAKEQMNGEAWITASPYFYASDSLVLDAKAMLIHEVALDRNGTKSPLKYSYSNDMLKINLDKSYNRTQDYTVYIKYTARPNEVTQTGSAAITDAKGLYFVNAQGADSDKPVQIWTQGETEASSAWFPTVDKPNQKTTQEIYMTVPDKYVTLSNGLMKSSVKDGKGMRTDHWVQDKKHAPYLFFMGVGDYAIVKDKWRNIAVDYYVEKEYEPYAKQIFGNTPEMLEFFSTKLKYDYPWSKYAQITARDYVSGAMENTTAVLHQEAAQQKPGDLIDENRWEDVIAHEAFHHWFGNIVTAESWSNLTVNESFANYSEYLWNEHKYGKDFADYTLMKAAQGYYADPANITKDLVRFNYHSKEDMFDGVSYNKGGSTLHMLRNYLGDEAFFGGLNDYLRTNEYGTGEASQVRLSLEKVSGKDLNWFFNQWFYGSGHPKISYTSTYEPVKKQVTVTLSQNQAGDAFEFPLAVDVYENGKPTRRNVWVNAKSRNIFSFPVTKNPDFINLNADGVLLGEITENKTPEQFFMQYTASKEFLSRYKAVDNAVEISSDPASLKTLTAALKDANFRIRMRALAGLDLSKADHSKAALVEVEKLASNDPKTLVQAAAISALAKTRNKKYLPVFEKGIEAVSNSVKASSLAAIAGIDPSRVAALADKIDLESAGEGLMTELLPLIVKNKIEKQMHAIAATVAFYPFIKFQNPELGASAEEGFNWIMTSDNLKATGNLTKILIQAKGQIAQNPQAKMMISQMLKDGLQKKMSVLKANPGSPTINQQVDLINKAIEAYK is encoded by the coding sequence ATGAAGAAATTAATTGTAGCGGTTTCGTTACTCGGCATCCTTTTTACGGGACAGCTGAATGCTCAGACCGAAACCTCCGGCAGAAATGAAGTTTACCGTGCCACCCATACCAAATCGACCGAACTTAAACATACCAAACTCCGTGTAAATTTTGATTACGCAAAAGAGCAGATGAACGGCGAAGCCTGGATTACGGCATCTCCTTATTTTTATGCTTCCGATTCCCTGGTTCTGGATGCAAAAGCAATGCTTATCCACGAAGTAGCTCTGGACAGAAACGGAACAAAGTCCCCGCTCAAATATTCGTACAGCAATGATATGCTGAAGATCAATCTGGACAAAAGCTATAACAGGACTCAGGATTATACGGTTTACATAAAGTACACGGCCAGACCTAACGAAGTTACCCAAACAGGAAGTGCTGCAATTACTGATGCGAAAGGGCTTTACTTTGTAAATGCTCAGGGCGCAGATTCGGACAAACCGGTGCAGATCTGGACTCAGGGTGAAACCGAAGCCAGCTCCGCCTGGTTTCCAACCGTAGATAAACCTAACCAGAAAACCACTCAGGAAATCTATATGACAGTGCCTGATAAGTATGTGACTTTGTCTAACGGCCTTATGAAATCTTCCGTAAAAGACGGCAAAGGAATGCGTACCGACCACTGGGTGCAAGACAAGAAGCACGCACCGTATCTTTTCTTCATGGGTGTAGGAGATTATGCCATCGTAAAGGATAAATGGAGAAATATTGCGGTAGATTATTATGTTGAAAAGGAATATGAGCCTTACGCAAAGCAGATTTTCGGGAATACGCCGGAAATGCTGGAATTCTTTTCCACCAAATTGAAATACGATTACCCCTGGTCCAAATATGCGCAGATCACTGCCCGCGATTATGTATCCGGTGCCATGGAAAACACCACAGCGGTGTTGCACCAGGAGGCTGCCCAGCAAAAACCTGGTGACCTGATTGATGAAAACCGCTGGGAAGATGTAATTGCACACGAAGCATTTCATCATTGGTTCGGAAATATTGTTACTGCTGAAAGCTGGAGCAACCTTACCGTAAATGAATCTTTCGCCAACTATTCCGAGTACCTCTGGAACGAACATAAATACGGGAAGGATTTCGCCGATTATACGCTGATGAAAGCTGCGCAGGGATACTATGCAGATCCCGCGAACATTACCAAAGACCTTGTAAGGTTTAATTACCATTCCAAAGAGGATATGTTTGATGGCGTTTCCTACAACAAAGGCGGTTCCACCCTTCATATGCTCAGGAATTATCTGGGCGATGAAGCATTTTTTGGCGGACTGAATGATTACCTGAGAACCAATGAGTACGGTACTGGCGAAGCCTCACAGGTGCGGCTTTCTTTGGAAAAAGTGTCTGGCAAGGATCTGAACTGGTTCTTTAACCAGTGGTTTTACGGCAGCGGACATCCCAAAATTTCTTATACAAGTACTTACGAACCTGTTAAAAAACAGGTAACAGTTACCTTAAGCCAGAACCAGGCAGGTGACGCTTTTGAATTTCCGCTGGCTGTGGATGTCTATGAAAACGGTAAACCCACACGAAGGAACGTTTGGGTGAACGCGAAATCACGAAATATCTTCAGCTTCCCGGTAACTAAGAATCCGGATTTCATCAATCTGAATGCAGACGGTGTGCTGCTGGGGGAAATTACTGAGAACAAAACTCCGGAACAGTTTTTCATGCAGTATACTGCTTCCAAAGAGTTTCTCAGCCGTTATAAAGCAGTGGACAATGCGGTGGAAATTTCATCCGACCCGGCCTCATTGAAAACACTTACTGCTGCACTGAAAGACGCGAACTTCCGAATCCGGATGCGTGCGCTGGCTGGTCTTGATTTGTCAAAAGCAGATCACAGCAAGGCGGCCCTTGTTGAGGTTGAAAAACTAGCCTCCAACGATCCTAAAACGCTGGTGCAGGCTGCAGCCATATCTGCCTTGGCAAAGACCAGGAACAAAAAGTACCTGCCGGTATTCGAGAAAGGAATAGAAGCTGTTTCCAATTCTGTTAAAGCCAGTTCACTGGCCGCCATTGCCGGAATAGATCCTTCAAGAGTTGCTGCCCTGGCCGATAAGATTGACCTGGAAAGCGCAGGCGAGGGGTTGATGACTGAGCTTCTGCCGCTTATTGTTAAAAATAAGATCGAAAAGCAAATGCATGCGATTGCTGCTACAGTTGCCTTTTATCCTTTCATCAAGTTCCAGAACCCCGAACTGGGTGCCAGCGCTGAGGAAGGTTTTAACTGGATTATGACCTCAGACAATCTGAAGGCCACCGGGAACCTTACCAAAATCCTTATTCAGGCAAAAGGTCAGATCGCACAGAACCCTCAGGCCAAAATGATGATCAGCCAAATGTTGAAAGACGGACTTCAGAAAAAAATGAGCGTGCTGAAAGCCAATCCGGGCAGCCCAACGATCAATCAGCAGGTAGATCTTATCAACAAAGCGATTGAGGCGTATAAATAA
- a CDS encoding DUF4252 domain-containing protein has product MKYLKVIPDGNTDTDKLQEVLLNIKGVKVVETVDEENPESELKKAFNKSKEQLKKGEYENIVNDIFDILINPKTK; this is encoded by the coding sequence ATGAAATACCTGAAAGTAATTCCAGACGGGAATACCGATACTGATAAACTTCAGGAGGTACTTCTGAACATAAAAGGTGTTAAAGTCGTTGAAACAGTAGATGAGGAAAATCCTGAGAGTGAGCTGAAAAAAGCATTCAACAAAAGTAAGGAGCAGCTTAAGAAAGGAGAGTATGAAAATATTGTAAATGATATTTTCGATATCCTGATCAATCCTAAAACAAAATAA
- a CDS encoding serine hydrolase domain-containing protein, with the protein MNKLATLSAVLAFSAVFAQSFNTQKMNSFMQALDQNRKFMGTVAVAENGKTVYSNAFGYADVENKVKNTPETKFRIGSISKTFTSALVMKAVEENKLKLDDKLSKYYPQIKNADKITLEHLLNHRSGIHNVTALPDYLTWNSKAITPKDMVAKISAAGSDFEPGKTMSYSNSNYVLLSYILESTYGKSYAKLLEEKITKPLGLSNTYFGKTINPSDKEAFSYVFAENFVKDAETDMSVPTGAGAVVSTTGDLLTFATALFNGKVVSATSLEKMMKMTDGYGYGLFSVPFNGLTGYGHTGGIDGFTSALYHFPQNKTTYVMLSNGSAFDNNRIAIAALSAATGKDFDIPTFKSVAVKAEDLSKLTGTYSSTQIPLKIDVRTRDGKLLAQATGQGEFALEAQSATVFTFEAAGIELQFDPSKNEMILVQSGMKIPFTKDKK; encoded by the coding sequence ATGAACAAACTTGCCACACTTTCAGCGGTCTTAGCCTTTTCAGCGGTCTTTGCGCAGAGTTTCAATACTCAGAAGATGAACAGTTTTATGCAGGCTCTGGACCAGAACCGCAAATTTATGGGAACTGTTGCCGTAGCAGAAAACGGAAAGACTGTTTACAGTAACGCATTCGGGTATGCTGATGTGGAGAATAAGGTTAAGAATACACCTGAAACCAAATTCAGGATCGGTTCCATCAGTAAAACCTTTACCTCTGCTTTGGTCATGAAGGCGGTGGAAGAGAACAAGCTGAAACTTGACGATAAACTTTCCAAATATTACCCTCAAATAAAGAATGCCGATAAAATTACTCTGGAACATCTGCTGAATCACCGGAGCGGTATTCATAACGTTACCGCGTTGCCTGATTATCTGACCTGGAACAGTAAAGCAATTACACCAAAAGATATGGTGGCCAAAATCAGTGCAGCCGGCAGTGACTTTGAACCAGGCAAAACAATGAGTTACAGCAATTCCAACTATGTTCTGCTGAGTTACATTCTTGAGAGCACCTACGGAAAGAGCTATGCTAAATTGCTTGAAGAGAAAATTACAAAGCCGCTTGGCCTTAGCAATACGTATTTCGGCAAAACCATAAATCCTTCCGATAAGGAAGCCTTCTCTTACGTGTTTGCTGAAAATTTTGTTAAAGATGCCGAGACAGATATGTCAGTACCAACCGGCGCAGGCGCTGTGGTATCCACTACCGGTGACCTGCTGACTTTTGCAACAGCACTGTTCAACGGAAAAGTTGTTTCCGCGACAAGCCTGGAGAAAATGATGAAAATGACAGACGGTTATGGCTATGGTCTTTTCTCTGTTCCGTTTAACGGTCTTACGGGTTATGGTCATACTGGTGGTATCGACGGTTTTACTTCTGCGCTGTATCACTTCCCGCAGAATAAGACGACTTACGTAATGCTGTCTAACGGCAGCGCCTTCGACAATAACAGGATCGCCATCGCCGCATTAAGTGCTGCAACCGGAAAAGATTTTGATATCCCCACATTTAAATCAGTTGCCGTGAAGGCGGAAGACCTGAGCAAACTTACAGGTACCTATTCTTCAACCCAAATTCCGCTGAAAATTGATGTCCGTACCAGAGACGGGAAACTGTTGGCCCAGGCTACCGGTCAGGGTGAATTTGCTTTGGAAGCCCAAAGCGCGACGGTTTTTACGTTTGAAGCTGCCGGAATTGAACTTCAGTTTGATCCGTCCAAAAATGAAATGATCCTGGTACAGTCCGGCATGAAAATCCCCTTTACAAAAGATAAGAAATGA
- a CDS encoding thymidylate synthase, with protein sequence MRNYQDLLQHIIDHGTDKTDRTRTGTRSVFGYQLRYDLSKGFPLVTTKKVHLKSIIYELLWFLKGDTNTKYLTDNGVSIWNEWADENGDLGPVYGAQWRSWTGADGKVVDQISEVIDQIKKNPDSRRLIVSAWNVSEIPNMALAPCHALFQFYVADGKLSLQLYQRSADVFLGVPFNIASYALLQMMVAQVCGLEVGEYVHTFGDVHIYNNHFEQVNKQLSRTPRTLPVMKLNPDVKDIFSFDFEDFTLENYDPYPGIKAPVAI encoded by the coding sequence ATGCGTAACTACCAGGATCTTCTTCAGCATATCATCGACCACGGAACCGACAAAACTGACCGTACCCGTACAGGTACGCGAAGTGTTTTTGGCTATCAGCTCCGCTATGACCTTAGCAAAGGCTTCCCGCTGGTGACCACCAAAAAGGTGCATCTGAAATCGATTATCTATGAACTGCTGTGGTTCCTGAAAGGCGATACCAATACTAAATACCTCACGGACAACGGTGTTTCCATCTGGAACGAGTGGGCGGATGAAAATGGCGACCTGGGCCCTGTATACGGCGCGCAGTGGCGCAGCTGGACCGGTGCCGACGGTAAAGTGGTGGACCAAATCAGCGAGGTGATTGACCAGATAAAAAAGAATCCGGACTCCCGCCGGCTTATCGTTTCTGCCTGGAATGTTTCCGAAATCCCGAATATGGCGCTTGCGCCCTGCCACGCCTTGTTTCAGTTCTATGTAGCCGACGGTAAGCTGTCGCTTCAGCTATATCAGCGCAGTGCCGATGTGTTTTTGGGCGTTCCCTTCAATATCGCCAGCTATGCTTTGCTGCAAATGATGGTGGCGCAGGTTTGCGGCCTGGAGGTCGGGGAGTATGTACACACATTTGGCGATGTACACATCTACAACAACCATTTTGAACAGGTAAATAAACAGCTTTCGCGCACGCCACGCACTCTGCCCGTTATGAAGCTTAACCCCGACGTTAAGGATATCTTCAGTTTTGATTTTGAGGATTTTACACTGGAGAATTACGATCCCTATCCGGGCATTAAAGCTCCGGTAGCTATTTAA
- a CDS encoding alpha/beta hydrolase produces MKNFKIHAFLTFLFLGSTSVSAQSMLDLYFGGNKDSLTNDATKLIHIPEPTFKPTDQQPEPDPALIADMGFEQLYKSEIRSFTVRDNKQISTYRFPNRSENTIVLIHGVGSSAYLYNKTAGLLQEATPAEIYAIDLRGHGQSEGNSGDVDYINQYVDDLADIIKIIRKEKANGKIIIAGHSMGGGVALRYVMEKQYEQPDGFLLFAPLIGHNSPAFQQGQASENIAEEPFMKIHIERIIGLTMLNEIGNHDYDSLPVLFFNLPEAVPLRKYSYRANKSMTPDDYVAGLKAVNKPMLVVMGSEDEVFSSEATKKVIFENSNGEFQIIDKASHNGVKHNAQSFIFIKDWFSKL; encoded by the coding sequence ATGAAGAATTTTAAAATTCATGCTTTTCTAACTTTCCTTTTTTTAGGGAGTACTTCTGTTTCCGCTCAAAGTATGTTGGATTTGTATTTCGGTGGCAACAAAGACAGTTTGACAAATGATGCTACAAAACTAATTCATATACCTGAACCGACATTTAAGCCTACAGACCAACAACCCGAACCAGACCCTGCATTAATTGCAGATATGGGATTTGAGCAGCTTTACAAATCTGAAATCCGCTCTTTTACCGTAAGAGATAACAAGCAGATTTCTACTTACAGGTTTCCCAATCGGTCTGAAAATACAATCGTACTTATTCACGGAGTGGGAAGCAGTGCTTATCTGTATAACAAAACGGCAGGACTTTTACAGGAAGCAACCCCAGCGGAAATTTATGCCATAGATTTAAGGGGCCACGGACAATCGGAAGGTAATAGCGGTGATGTGGATTATATCAACCAATATGTGGATGATTTGGCAGACATCATAAAGATAATCCGCAAAGAAAAAGCAAATGGAAAAATCATTATTGCAGGTCATTCTATGGGTGGCGGTGTGGCTTTACGCTATGTAATGGAAAAGCAATACGAACAACCTGATGGCTTTTTACTTTTCGCACCGCTTATTGGGCATAACTCACCTGCATTCCAGCAAGGACAAGCCTCCGAAAACATAGCCGAAGAGCCATTTATGAAAATCCATATTGAGCGAATAATTGGCTTGACTATGCTGAATGAAATTGGCAATCACGATTATGACAGCTTACCTGTACTGTTTTTCAATTTGCCTGAAGCTGTTCCTTTGAGAAAATATAGCTATCGAGCAAATAAAAGTATGACACCTGATGACTATGTGGCAGGGTTGAAAGCAGTAAATAAACCAATGCTTGTTGTAATGGGTAGCGAAGACGAAGTTTTTTCATCAGAAGCTACTAAAAAAGTCATTTTTGAAAACAGTAATGGAGAATTTCAGATAATTGATAAAGCTTCACACAATGGTGTAAAACATAACGCACAATCTTTTATTTTTATCAAAGATTGGTTTTCAAAGCTATAA
- a CDS encoding RNA polymerase sigma factor has product MNKQEQQQFFQEIIEQHKGILFKVARVYCRNENNRQDLIQEMMIQIWQSVHKYNDQFKISTWLYRISLNAAISFYRKSTTRANRFTVLNEQMTEIPTEDKAETEQQLKVLEQFISELKEIDKALMILYLEDKSHAEISEILGLSVSNVGTKIGRIKDKLKTRFSQLTS; this is encoded by the coding sequence ATGAATAAACAGGAGCAACAGCAATTTTTTCAGGAAATCATTGAACAGCACAAAGGCATTTTGTTCAAGGTTGCCCGTGTGTATTGCCGAAACGAAAACAACCGACAGGATTTGATACAGGAAATGATGATACAGATATGGCAATCCGTTCACAAATACAATGACCAGTTTAAAATATCAACGTGGTTGTACCGTATTTCTCTGAATGCAGCTATTTCGTTTTATCGGAAAAGCACAACAAGAGCAAACAGATTTACGGTACTGAACGAGCAAATGACAGAAATACCAACTGAAGACAAAGCGGAAACGGAACAACAACTGAAGGTATTAGAGCAATTTATCAGCGAACTAAAAGAGATAGACAAAGCCCTGATGATATTGTATTTGGAAGACAAAAGCCACGCTGAAATTTCGGAAATATTAGGACTATCCGTAAGTAACGTAGGAACGAAAATAGGACGCATCAAGGACAAATTAAAAACACGGTTTTCACAATTAACATCATAA
- a CDS encoding DUF3592 domain-containing protein — MKFLKKYWYYIIGVFAICMFVKPTFCFIILGSVIFYAGIDYYRVFRIVKNYGIVTTGKVIKYTRGQKGYQTPTINFSTKNGKTIETEPYFYVSSDINKFRTFKKYIKKPIEINYNPENPEEFLIADQKGINAMGIIILILVGALFAIIGTLGFLEIIEMNFNNK, encoded by the coding sequence ATGAAATTTTTAAAAAAATATTGGTATTACATTATAGGAGTTTTTGCAATTTGTATGTTTGTGAAACCTACTTTTTGTTTTATCATATTGGGTTCTGTTATTTTTTATGCTGGAATTGATTATTATCGAGTTTTCAGAATTGTGAAAAATTATGGAATTGTAACAACTGGAAAAGTTATAAAATATACAAGAGGACAAAAAGGTTATCAAACTCCAACAATAAATTTTTCTACAAAAAATGGAAAAACAATTGAAACCGAACCATATTTTTACGTTTCTAGTGATATCAATAAATTTAGAACATTCAAAAAATACATTAAAAAACCAATCGAGATAAATTATAATCCTGAAAATCCTGAAGAATTCTTGATTGCTGATCAAAAAGGTATAAATGCTATGGGAATAATTATCTTAATTTTAGTGGGTGCTCTTTTTGCAATAATAGGAACACTTGGCTTTTTAGAAATTATAGAAATGAATTTTAATAACAAATAA
- a CDS encoding class I SAM-dependent methyltransferase: protein MENFDRKKHWENIYQTKELKDVSWFQPKPDTSLDFFKQYNVPQTAKVIDIGGGDSLLPDHLLTLGYEDITVLDISEAAVYRAKQRLGEQADKVKWLVADVSDFNPTVKYDFWHDRAAFHFLTDQDEINKYVKTAHENINPGGIMVIGTFSELGPKKCSGIEIRQYTAESLSEVFHDGFEKISCFTADHTTPFDTVQNFVFCSFRKTI, encoded by the coding sequence ATGGAAAATTTTGACAGAAAAAAACACTGGGAAAACATTTACCAGACTAAGGAACTGAAAGACGTTAGCTGGTTTCAGCCAAAACCGGATACTTCACTGGATTTCTTCAAACAGTATAATGTGCCCCAAACTGCAAAAGTAATTGACATTGGCGGCGGCGACAGCCTGCTGCCCGACCATCTGCTCACGCTGGGGTATGAGGATATTACAGTACTTGATATTTCTGAGGCGGCAGTATACCGGGCAAAACAGCGGCTGGGCGAACAGGCTGATAAGGTAAAGTGGCTTGTTGCGGACGTTTCGGATTTCAATCCGACCGTGAAGTATGATTTTTGGCACGACAGGGCGGCATTTCATTTCCTGACCGACCAAGATGAAATCAATAAATATGTAAAAACAGCACACGAGAACATAAATCCCGGCGGTATCATGGTAATCGGGACATTTTCTGAACTGGGTCCCAAAAAATGCAGCGGAATAGAGATCAGGCAGTATACTGCGGAATCCCTGTCGGAAGTTTTTCATGATGGTTTTGAGAAAATCAGCTGCTTTACGGCCGATCACACGACACCGTTCGATACTGTACAGAATTTTGTCTTCTGCAGTTTTCGGAAAACCATTTAA
- the chrA gene encoding chromate efflux transporter encodes MDDKRILREIAAVFLKLGFIGFGGPAAHIAMMREEVVTKRKWFSEAHFLDLVGATNLIPGPNSTELAIHIGHEKGGWKGLLLAGLCFILPAVLITGIFAWLYKQYGQVPAVQPFIYGIKPAIIAIILGAVFPLARTSLKSLQLTIIGLTVLAGALAGISEIYLMFGAGFTALLLAWLQDGGKKGFQSLIPLSLLAVPSTTFLSATNTSLFWIFLKIGAVLYGSGYVLFAFLDTELVATGLLSRQQLIDAIAVGQFTPGPVFSSVTFIGYQINGLTGAIVSTLAIFLPSFVFVALIGPVVRYMRGSRLFPAFLGAVNVASVALIAAVCIDMAAETIAGWRTILIAIVSILVAFGYRKLNSAFVVLGGSLLGYLLTLI; translated from the coding sequence ATGGACGACAAAAGAATACTGAGAGAAATTGCCGCCGTCTTCCTGAAACTGGGATTCATCGGTTTCGGGGGTCCCGCCGCACATATAGCGATGATGCGGGAAGAAGTAGTCACAAAAAGAAAATGGTTCTCCGAAGCACACTTCTTGGACCTCGTAGGCGCCACCAACCTCATTCCGGGGCCCAACAGCACAGAACTGGCCATACACATCGGTCACGAAAAGGGTGGTTGGAAGGGATTGCTCCTGGCCGGACTCTGCTTTATCCTGCCCGCCGTCCTGATCACAGGAATATTTGCCTGGCTCTACAAACAATACGGGCAGGTTCCGGCCGTACAGCCTTTTATCTACGGTATAAAACCCGCTATTATCGCTATTATCCTGGGTGCCGTTTTTCCATTGGCCCGCACCTCGCTCAAATCTTTGCAACTCACTATAATAGGCCTTACAGTCCTGGCCGGAGCGCTGGCAGGCATTAGCGAAATCTATCTGATGTTTGGCGCGGGATTTACTGCCCTTTTATTGGCCTGGCTGCAGGACGGCGGTAAGAAGGGCTTTCAGAGTCTGATTCCTTTGAGCTTGTTGGCGGTTCCGTCAACGACGTTTCTTTCTGCTACCAATACCAGTCTGTTCTGGATTTTCCTGAAGATAGGCGCTGTACTTTACGGCAGTGGTTACGTACTTTTTGCATTCCTGGACACTGAGCTTGTAGCTACCGGACTACTCAGCCGCCAGCAGCTTATTGATGCCATAGCTGTTGGCCAGTTTACGCCGGGACCGGTCTTTTCTTCGGTTACCTTTATCGGCTATCAGATCAATGGCCTTACCGGCGCCATTGTATCTACCCTGGCCATTTTCCTGCCGTCTTTTGTATTTGTGGCACTCATTGGTCCTGTGGTAAGATACATGCGCGGATCCCGGCTTTTCCCAGCCTTTCTGGGCGCGGTTAATGTTGCCTCAGTTGCACTTATTGCGGCGGTGTGTATAGACATGGCCGCCGAAACCATTGCCGGATGGCGCACCATTCTGAT